GCTAGCGAGCCCCCTGATCACATAAGCCTCGAGTTAGGGTTTATGTCCTATCTATGTATGAAGGAGGCGGATGCAAGGCGTGCTAATAGGCGTGATGAAGTATTAAAGGTCTTAAAGGGCGAACGCCGCTTCCTTGAAGAACACCTCCTGAGCTGGGTAGGTGACTTCTTTAAGAACGTGAGAGAGTCGGATAGAACCGGTTACTATCGCGCTTGGGTTGATTTAACGGAAGGCTGGCTGCTCTTCGACTTAAAGCAACTATCGAAGACGATAGACACCTTTGGATTCCGATGGTTCTTATTGGCGTCTTTCGCTATATTTGTAGTATATATTCTATAATCCGAAAAGTTAAGAGTTCTCCTCAAAGCCAGTGAACAAGGTCTTGTCGAAACTTACTAGACGAAGATTCGCTAAAATCCTAGTCGGTGTAGGTGCTTCAACAGCGCTAAGCGGTTTTCTGCTTCAAACGCATCTAGACCAACTATTTGAGAGTATAGAAGCACAGCCTACCCCTGTCCAGGAGTGGCGCGAGGAGTGGAAACCTACTGCTTGTTGGATAGGTAAGCAGGACTGTGGGATATTAGCGCGTGTTGTGGATGGAAGGGTGATCAAGCTTGAAGGTAATCCTCTACATCCGCGGAACCGAGGCACCTTATGCCCTAAAGGGCAGGCGCAGATCATGGCTCTATATGACCCCTACCGTGTGAAAGCCCCCCTAAAGAGGGTGAATGAGAAAGGTAAGCCAGGAGAGTGGGTTGAAATTTCTTGGGACGAAGCTTTAGCATTAGTTGGGGAGAGGATACAGGAGGTAAGGTCGAGAGATAAGAGGCTCCTTCTTTGGCTGAAGGGTAGGAGTAAGTCTACTGCCTTCTACGACAAAGCTTTTGTGTCCGCTTCAGGTGCAACTGCCCTACACCACGGAGCCTTCTGCTCAGACGCTGGGTATAGGGCAGCAGAGTATACGATAGGTTTTAATGGCGTTCTACACCCAGACTTCCGATACTGCAGATACCTTCTGAACTGGGGTTGGAACCTACTTAACGCGGGCGGAAATAAGCTCTGTTGGATCACCTTCAACCAACAGTTTCTAGAGGCTAGGAGCCGAGGGATGAAGGTAGTTACCCTCGACCCCAGAAAGGGCGGGGTAGGCCCACACACAGACGAGTGGATACCTATAAAACCGGGTACGGATCTGGCGTTCTTCTTAGCTCTCTCGAAGGTGCTTGTAGATGAAGGGTTTATCGACAGAGACTACCTTAAGGGGTACACAAACGCACCTTTTCTAGTTAAGGGGGATGGCTACTTTCTAAGGCTTGGAGGCAAAGAGCAGATCTGGGACCTTAATACAAACTCAGCCAAGCCTTTTGACGCTCAAGGGGTAGACCCAGCTTTAGAAGGCGAGTATGATGTTGAGGGGATCAGAGTTAAGCCCGCATTCCAATTATTCAAAGAGCACCTCGCCCAATATACGTCTGAGTGGGCTTCTGGCGTATGTGGTGTGCCTGCTGAGACCATAAGAAGGGTCGGTGAAGAACTTGGCCGAAACGCGATGATCGGTAGTAAGATAGTACTTGATGGTGTCGAGTTACCTTATCGCCCAGTTGGTATCGCTGCATACCACGTTACGCAGCAGGAACTCGGCTTCCAAGCGTGTAGGGCTGTCATCATCACATTTACGCTCCTAGGTGCGATTGAAGCTGTTGGAGGAGTCCGCTCTGACTTCGATAGAAAGATTCACGGAAACTTCTATGCGCTCGACAACATAGAGATCAGAGACCCACCATATAACATATACCTTAAAGATAGCAAATTCTTTCCGATAAACAGTAACAACACCGCGCTGATAGCGAAGATCACGCAGGACCCAGCAAAGTATGGGGTGAACTATGCGCCTGAGGTTCTAATAATTCACATGAGCAACCCAATCCTTGCATACGCTGATCAACCAACAGTTTGGAACTGGCTTAAGGGCTTCAAGTTTATTGTCGCCATAGATACGTGGCTAAGCGAAACAGCCGATCTGTTCGCCGATGTTGTGCTACCAGCCGCTACGCTTGAAAAGTATGAGGGGCCTCTGAGTGTAAATGATGGTTATATGGATGGGGTGGCGCTGAGACTCCCTCCGATAAAGCCGATTTTCAATACTCGAGGTGAAATTGATATCTACATCGATTTATGTGAAAGGGCTGGGATCCTGTATGGCGAAG
Above is a window of Nitrososphaerota archaeon DNA encoding:
- a CDS encoding molybdopterin-dependent oxidoreductase — translated: MSKLTRRRFAKILVGVGASTALSGFLLQTHLDQLFESIEAQPTPVQEWREEWKPTACWIGKQDCGILARVVDGRVIKLEGNPLHPRNRGTLCPKGQAQIMALYDPYRVKAPLKRVNEKGKPGEWVEISWDEALALVGERIQEVRSRDKRLLLWLKGRSKSTAFYDKAFVSASGATALHHGAFCSDAGYRAAEYTIGFNGVLHPDFRYCRYLLNWGWNLLNAGGNKLCWITFNQQFLEARSRGMKVVTLDPRKGGVGPHTDEWIPIKPGTDLAFFLALSKVLVDEGFIDRDYLKGYTNAPFLVKGDGYFLRLGGKEQIWDLNTNSAKPFDAQGVDPALEGEYDVEGIRVKPAFQLFKEHLAQYTSEWASGVCGVPAETIRRVGEELGRNAMIGSKIVLDGVELPYRPVGIAAYHVTQQELGFQACRAVIITFTLLGAIEAVGGVRSDFDRKIHGNFYALDNIEIRDPPYNIYLKDSKFFPINSNNTALIAKITQDPAKYGVNYAPEVLIIHMSNPILAYADQPTVWNWLKGFKFIVAIDTWLSETADLFADVVLPAATLEKYEGPLSVNDGYMDGVALRLPPIKPIFNTRGEIDIYIDLCERAGILYGEGGYIDSLNKALGLKDPYKLDVNRKPTSREIFDRWAKSLGITEGIEYFERQGVFVKPIPIKDLYAAAWNPPYGGIRHRLYGESLKRYQDVMREKGSPPIYWRDYTPFPTWRSPTMENSPEEYDLYLVSYKKITYKQSRSTMIPLLKEREPEQYLLMNPATARSKGIVEGEEVWVESHNAVTGETRRVKVKVAFTEGIRPDTVALSHHYGGWSHPWVKGSGPTPNTLFFTGEGYVGLTADQSFHVKVRVYKG